From one Verrucomicrobiia bacterium genomic stretch:
- a CDS encoding polysaccharide pyruvyl transferase family protein, producing MKKVSINPSANSAITKLTSRRSFLKTSGLALGALSIQGIAQTTKPQKTVLLHCGWATKNIGDVGHTPGTLRFLEQHLPQVKVILWAANTNAQVDAMLMKRFPKLEIVKGSLSEKDGPVQQAVNRADFFLRGPGMGQDTTFMAYCRKIGKPWGLQGQSYFPDMVTGPKGADNIALLNSAAYIYCRDSKTLKMLKEVGVKPPVLEFGPDGCFGIDVRDEEKALARMKKHGLEPKKFITLQLRTHTPSSPGVDDKRPQKLNPLNPTPENIADDKRRAKVYQDLIAMWVKETGWKVVIAPEVFKEMEYNKKFVYDPLPDNLKKHVVNLDDFWAVDEACSFYARAHTVICHEPHTPIMALAMGTPMMHTFSEFHSPKCWMFKDIGLEGWAPEFDSTPATKMFEILMGIHKDYPAAQAQVKQAMAYVEERSAAQMKVLKKVIGA from the coding sequence ATGAAAAAAGTTTCCATCAACCCATCTGCCAACAGCGCCATCACAAAATTGACCTCTCGCCGCTCTTTCCTCAAAACCTCCGGCTTGGCGCTCGGTGCGCTCAGCATCCAGGGAATCGCCCAGACGACCAAGCCCCAGAAAACCGTCTTACTGCATTGCGGTTGGGCGACGAAGAACATCGGCGATGTCGGCCACACACCGGGCACTTTGCGCTTCCTGGAGCAGCATCTGCCGCAGGTGAAGGTCATCCTCTGGGCCGCCAATACCAACGCGCAAGTGGACGCCATGCTCATGAAGCGCTTCCCCAAGCTGGAGATCGTGAAGGGTTCGCTTTCCGAAAAAGACGGTCCGGTCCAGCAGGCGGTCAACCGCGCCGATTTCTTCCTTCGGGGTCCCGGCATGGGACAGGACACCACGTTCATGGCCTACTGCCGCAAGATCGGCAAACCTTGGGGTCTGCAAGGCCAGTCCTATTTCCCGGACATGGTCACGGGTCCCAAGGGAGCGGATAACATCGCCCTCCTGAATAGCGCCGCTTACATCTATTGCCGCGACTCCAAGACGCTCAAGATGCTCAAGGAAGTTGGAGTAAAGCCGCCCGTACTCGAATTCGGTCCGGATGGCTGCTTCGGCATCGACGTGCGCGATGAGGAGAAAGCGCTTGCGCGGATGAAGAAGCATGGTTTGGAACCGAAGAAATTTATTACCCTCCAGCTCCGCACGCATACGCCCAGCAGCCCAGGCGTGGATGACAAGCGGCCGCAGAAACTTAATCCGTTGAATCCGACGCCGGAAAATATCGCCGACGACAAGCGCCGCGCGAAAGTCTATCAGGATCTCATCGCCATGTGGGTCAAGGAAACGGGCTGGAAAGTGGTCATCGCACCAGAGGTCTTCAAGGAGATGGAGTATAACAAAAAGTTCGTCTATGACCCGCTGCCGGACAACTTGAAGAAGCACGTGGTGAACTTGGACGATTTCTGGGCTGTTGATGAGGCGTGCTCATTCTATGCGCGCGCTCACACAGTGATCTGCCATGAGCCGCACACGCCGATCATGGCGCTGGCAATGGGCACTCCCATGATGCACACCTTCTCCGAGTTCCACTCGCCGAAATGCTGGATGTTCAAGGATATCGGCTTGGAGGGATGGGCACCTGAATTCGACAGCACGCCAGCGACGAAAATGTTCGAGATACTCATGGGAATACATAAGGACTACCCGGCGGCGCAGGCTCAGGTGAAGCAGGCCATGGCATACGTGGAAGAGAGGTCAGCGGCGCAAATGAAGGTGTTGAAGAAGGTCATCGGTGCGTGA
- a CDS encoding DUF1697 domain-containing protein, whose protein sequence is MKRTVYLILFRGVGGKTQLPVQQLREKLTDAGFENVATYINSGNAIVRSRLSRKQVISTIADICRKEFDFDKAIFAPTLAEWDDLIVCNPFAKHAAEAPTSVHAALLESAPKKEDVERIRACAVKGEEIEIVGDVAFLHTPHGFGRSKMAEKFDKWIGVVNTARNWNTVLKLAELGRVAEK, encoded by the coding sequence ATGAAGCGCACGGTTTACCTCATCCTGTTTCGGGGCGTGGGTGGGAAGACGCAATTACCCGTCCAGCAGTTGCGCGAGAAACTTACGGATGCGGGTTTTGAAAACGTGGCTACTTATATCAATAGTGGCAACGCCATCGTCCGCAGCCGACTGAGCCGCAAACAGGTCATCTCCACCATCGCAGACATCTGCCGCAAGGAATTCGATTTCGACAAGGCGATCTTCGCACCGACACTCGCGGAGTGGGATGATTTGATCGTGTGTAATCCGTTTGCGAAGCATGCAGCGGAAGCGCCGACGTCAGTGCATGCGGCGTTACTGGAGAGCGCGCCGAAGAAGGAAGATGTGGAGCGGATTCGTGCGTGTGCGGTGAAGGGGGAGGAGATCGAGATTGTGGGCGATGTGGCGTTTCTGCATACACCGCACGGGTTTGGCCGAAGCAAGATGGCGGAGAAGTTCGATAAATGGATCGGAGTGGTGAACACGGCGCGGAATTGGAATACGGTGCTCAAGCTGGCGGAGTTAGGACGAGTGGCTGAGAAATAG
- a CDS encoding pyridoxamine 5'-phosphate oxidase family protein encodes MNSIGENQTEEHHQDLRGQDAVGKIRELVDKAKSCFFCTAASTINSIGARPMAVQEVDDDGNVWFLSAEDSHKNEELARNPHVRLYFQGSPYTDFMILEGNATASHDKARIQDLWNPTMKTWFTEGQNDPRISIIKFEPYEGYYWDTKHGMAVAGIKMIIGAAIGKTLDDSVEGKLKV; translated from the coding sequence ATGAATTCTATCGGCGAGAACCAGACGGAAGAACATCACCAGGACCTCCGGGGCCAAGACGCTGTCGGCAAGATTCGTGAACTGGTGGATAAAGCCAAATCCTGCTTCTTCTGCACTGCTGCCAGCACAATTAATTCCATAGGTGCCCGACCAATGGCCGTGCAGGAAGTAGATGATGACGGCAACGTGTGGTTCCTGAGTGCGGAAGACAGCCATAAGAATGAGGAATTGGCACGCAATCCGCATGTGCGCCTCTATTTCCAAGGATCGCCTTACACAGATTTCATGATCCTCGAGGGCAACGCCACGGCGTCACATGACAAGGCACGCATCCAAGACCTTTGGAACCCAACCATGAAAACGTGGTTCACCGAGGGGCAGAATGATCCGCGCATCAGCATCATCAAATTCGAACCGTATGAGGGCTATTATTGGGATACCAAACACGGCATGGCCGTCGCCGGTATTAAAATGATTATTGGCGCTGCGATCGGGAAAACCCTGGATGATTCTGTGGAAGGTAAGCTGAAAGTGTAG
- a CDS encoding DUF5069 domain-containing protein — MAKPYPTIIPGLRSPSDQVKGLVYFGRMLDKMRLAAAGKLPDEWQAMRGKASAMTFDARCCRFLGIDYHVLEAEVLKGGSDEQVLEWVFQTGRKPSDEDIEIWNAFMSKRGWRDAGTQRLNERLEEIGLPAGTVQTMFEFIDVDEGRLKV; from the coding sequence ATGGCTAAACCATATCCGACGATCATTCCGGGGCTTAGGAGCCCATCCGACCAAGTGAAGGGCCTGGTTTATTTCGGGCGTATGCTGGACAAAATGCGTCTCGCAGCTGCAGGCAAATTACCGGATGAATGGCAGGCGATGCGTGGCAAGGCGTCAGCCATGACGTTTGATGCTCGGTGCTGCCGTTTTCTAGGCATCGACTACCACGTGCTGGAGGCGGAGGTGCTGAAGGGTGGTAGTGACGAGCAGGTGTTGGAGTGGGTGTTCCAGACCGGACGCAAGCCCTCCGACGAAGATATCGAGATATGGAATGCCTTCATGAGCAAGCGCGGCTGGCGGGATGCGGGGACGCAACGCTTGAACGAACGCCTTGAGGAGATCGGTCTGCCTGCTGGGACAGTGCAGACGATGTTTGAGTTCATCGATGTGGATGAAGGGCGGTTGAAAGTTTGA
- a CDS encoding DEAD/DEAH box helicase family protein, whose translation MKLHFEPNLDYQIQAIEAVCDLFRGQEMCRTEFTVTRDGADAQARMAFAENDLGIGNRLTLLDDELLANLHAIQLRHGLAPSASLASGDFTVEMETGTGKTYVYLRTVFELNKRYGFTKFVIVVPSVAIKEGVYHTIETAAEHLKALYAGVPFDFFLYDSAKLGQVRNFATSPQIQIMVMTVGAINKFGDEQAAQSEEADEAARREKSKNVMYRPSEKTGGEKPIDLIRATRPILIVDEPQSVEGGLDGKGKKAMERMNPLCNLRYSATPREAHHMIFKLDAVDAYERKLVKQIEVAAASVEGGHNKPYVRLLSVSNKKGVITAKVELDTQAKTGVTRKEVIVQDGDNLEMTTGRPVYHDCRVGEIRVAKGDEFLELRYPGGEQYLRPGQAYGDVEPLTVQRQMIHRTIKEHLDKEKRLAPQGIKVLSLFFIDSVEKYRQYDAEGNPVKGDYARIFEEEYRRLAKHPDYQSLFKEVDMKTSAEEVHNGYFSVDKKKIGSKTVEVLKDTKGTTAADDDTYSLIMRDKEKLLSFETPLKFIFSHSALREGWDNPNVFQICALREMSSEQQRRQTIGRGLRLCVNQQGERLRGFEVNTLTVIATESYEQFAESLQKEIEEETGIRFGIVETHQFAGITVTGADGQPAPLGFDQSKVLWEHLRTTGLVNAQGKIQDALRTALKNGTLTLPEPFTDHLPQVKEILRKLAGRLEIKNADERKQVKTRQAVLQGAEFKALWDRIKHKTTYRVQFDNEALLTTCIKALKDPNFLIAKTRLQWRKADLAIGRSGVDTKETATSAPVTLDEGDIELPDILTDLQDKTSLTRRSIHRILVNSGRLDDFKRNPQQFIELAAEIINRSKRMALVDGIKYQRIGAEEYYAQQLFETEELTGYLKSMIDAGKSVHEQVIYQSDTERNFAEQLEKNEAIKVYAKLPSWFKVPTPLGPYNPDWAILVDRDGTERLYLVVETKSSLFTDDLRDKESAKIKCGEAHFAELASHNSPAARFRKATKVDEILM comes from the coding sequence ATGAAACTGCACTTCGAGCCCAACCTCGACTACCAGATCCAAGCCATCGAAGCGGTCTGCGATCTCTTCCGCGGCCAGGAGATGTGCCGCACGGAGTTCACCGTAACTCGGGACGGAGCTGACGCTCAGGCCCGCATGGCCTTTGCCGAAAATGATCTGGGCATCGGCAACCGGCTGACCCTGCTGGATGATGAGCTGTTAGCGAACCTGCATGCCATCCAGCTCCGCCACGGCCTTGCGCCCTCGGCCTCGCTCGCCTCGGGCGATTTCACCGTGGAGATGGAGACCGGCACCGGGAAGACCTACGTCTATCTGCGCACCGTCTTTGAGCTGAACAAACGCTATGGCTTCACCAAGTTCGTCATCGTGGTTCCCTCGGTGGCGATCAAAGAGGGCGTGTATCACACCATCGAGACGGCGGCGGAACACCTCAAGGCGCTCTATGCGGGCGTGCCGTTCGACTTTTTCCTGTATGACTCGGCGAAGCTGGGACAGGTGCGCAACTTTGCCACCAGTCCACAGATCCAGATCATGGTGATGACCGTCGGCGCCATCAACAAGTTCGGCGACGAACAGGCCGCGCAGTCCGAGGAAGCAGACGAAGCGGCCCGCCGCGAGAAATCGAAGAACGTGATGTATCGCCCCAGCGAGAAGACCGGCGGCGAAAAACCCATCGACTTGATCCGGGCCACGCGTCCTATCCTCATCGTGGATGAGCCGCAAAGCGTCGAAGGCGGCCTGGACGGCAAAGGCAAAAAGGCCATGGAGCGTATGAACCCGCTCTGCAACCTGCGCTACTCCGCGACGCCGCGCGAGGCGCATCACATGATTTTTAAACTCGATGCGGTGGACGCTTACGAGCGCAAGCTGGTGAAGCAGATCGAGGTGGCCGCTGCCTCGGTGGAAGGCGGACACAACAAGCCGTATGTGCGCTTGCTGTCGGTCAGCAACAAGAAAGGCGTTATCACCGCGAAAGTGGAGCTGGATACGCAGGCAAAAACTGGCGTAACACGCAAAGAAGTGATTGTGCAGGATGGAGATAATCTGGAAATGACCACGGGCCGGCCTGTGTATCACGACTGCCGGGTGGGCGAAATCCGAGTAGCCAAAGGTGATGAGTTTCTCGAACTGCGCTATCCGGGAGGTGAACAATACCTTCGCCCTGGCCAAGCCTACGGCGACGTAGAACCGCTGACGGTGCAACGCCAGATGATCCACCGCACCATCAAGGAGCACCTCGACAAGGAAAAGCGCCTCGCGCCGCAAGGCATAAAGGTTTTGAGCCTGTTCTTCATCGATTCCGTGGAGAAATACCGGCAATACGATGCCGAAGGCAACCCGGTGAAGGGTGACTACGCCCGCATCTTTGAAGAGGAATACCGCCGGCTAGCGAAGCACCCCGACTACCAAAGTCTTTTCAAGGAGGTGGATATGAAAACCTCTGCTGAGGAGGTTCACAATGGGTATTTTTCGGTCGATAAGAAGAAAATTGGGTCAAAGACAGTAGAAGTATTGAAAGACACCAAGGGCACCACAGCAGCCGACGACGACACCTACAGCCTCATCATGCGGGACAAAGAGAAGCTCCTGAGCTTCGAGACGCCGCTAAAGTTCATCTTTTCCCACTCCGCCCTGCGCGAGGGCTGGGACAATCCGAACGTCTTCCAGATCTGCGCCCTGCGTGAGATGTCCTCCGAACAGCAACGTCGCCAGACCATTGGACGCGGCCTGCGTCTTTGCGTGAACCAGCAAGGCGAACGCTTACGCGGGTTCGAGGTCAACACGTTGACAGTCATCGCGACCGAGAGCTACGAACAGTTCGCCGAGAGCCTCCAGAAAGAAATCGAGGAAGAGACGGGCATCCGTTTCGGGATCGTGGAAACGCATCAATTTGCCGGCATTACCGTCACAGGAGCCGACGGCCAGCCCGCGCCCCTGGGTTTTGACCAATCGAAAGTCCTGTGGGAACATCTAAGAACCACCGGCCTCGTCAACGCTCAAGGCAAAATACAGGACGCCCTGCGCACGGCCCTCAAGAACGGGACACTAACCTTGCCGGAACCATTCACAGATCATCTGCCGCAGGTGAAGGAAATCCTACGCAAGCTGGCCGGACGCCTGGAGATAAAGAACGCCGACGAGCGCAAGCAGGTGAAGACTCGTCAGGCGGTGCTGCAAGGAGCGGAGTTCAAAGCATTGTGGGATCGTATCAAACATAAAACCACCTACCGCGTGCAGTTCGACAACGAAGCCTTGCTGACGACCTGCATTAAGGCTTTGAAAGATCCGAATTTCCTGATCGCCAAGACCCGTCTGCAATGGCGTAAAGCCGACCTCGCCATCGGACGTTCGGGCGTGGACACGAAGGAGACGGCCACCTCGGCCCCGGTGACCCTCGACGAAGGCGACATCGAGTTGCCGGACATCCTTACCGATCTCCAGGACAAAACCTCGCTTACTCGTCGAAGCATCCATCGCATCCTCGTGAACAGCGGGCGGCTTGATGATTTCAAACGCAATCCCCAACAGTTCATCGAACTGGCCGCCGAAATCATCAACCGCAGTAAGCGTATGGCACTGGTGGACGGCATCAAATACCAGCGTATCGGAGCCGAGGAATACTACGCCCAGCAACTTTTCGAGACCGAAGAACTGACCGGATATCTGAAGTCCATGATTGATGCTGGCAAGAGCGTCCACGAACAGGTCATCTACCAATCCGATACCGAGCGCAATTTCGCGGAGCAGTTGGAAAAAAACGAAGCTATCAAGGTTTACGCCAAGCTCCCAAGTTGGTTCAAAGTTCCCACACCTCTGGGTCCCTACAACCCGGACTGGGCAATCCTAGTGGATAGAGACGGCACAGAACGGCTTTATTTGGTAGTTGAAACCAAGAGCAGCCTCTTCACTGATGACCTTCGCGACAAAGAAAGCGCTAAGATCAAGTGTGGCGAAGCGCATTTTGCTGAGCTTGCCAGCCACAACTCGCCAGCAGCACGCTTCCGAAAGGCGACCAAGGTGGATGAAATACTGATGTGA
- a CDS encoding DUF1552 domain-containing protein, protein MKTNYLIDRRTCLKGLGVALALPMLESFGWAAPGQKTYKPPVRIGFMYMPHGVIMDQFWPKDAEGFLTSPPRALAALKPVMEYVLMMKGISGIAISPFNGAPHALELSTWLTATLPDANKRNQINIGISADQVAANYIGAMTSLPSLELATMPQTHKENQEGLNEGYYSHCSFRSPTQAVPAETNPRAVLNRLFNKTGLTAGTKSPEAMRREALDRSMLDLVLGGAKDLRRTLPQIDQHKLDEYLDSVRSVERRIAAIEYRQKEAALEKAGVSVAKRNATDSPPIEVKIPIGDKRSEYMQVMCDLNVLAFQTDTTRVSSYIGSTPNGVSYPELGFSDAHHSQTHHNNEDGKVGKVAAITEFNIAQFAYMVKKMQSLKEGDGTLLDNCIMMWGSGLEDGNKHTRENLPFIVAGKGGGSLNTGRYLTGIKGNQGDLLTTLLDCAGVPMDRPIGLATKQITQMKASA, encoded by the coding sequence ATGAAAACCAACTACCTGATCGACCGTCGTACGTGCCTGAAGGGGTTGGGCGTCGCCTTGGCGTTGCCCATGCTGGAGAGTTTTGGTTGGGCGGCTCCGGGCCAGAAGACTTACAAGCCGCCGGTGCGCATCGGTTTCATGTACATGCCGCACGGCGTGATCATGGATCAGTTTTGGCCGAAGGATGCGGAAGGTTTTCTCACCAGTCCGCCGCGTGCTCTGGCCGCGCTGAAGCCGGTGATGGAATACGTCCTGATGATGAAGGGCATCTCAGGCATCGCGATCTCGCCGTTCAATGGCGCACCGCATGCGCTGGAACTTTCGACGTGGCTCACGGCGACGTTGCCGGATGCGAACAAGCGCAATCAGATCAACATCGGCATCTCGGCGGACCAGGTCGCGGCCAATTATATCGGAGCGATGACATCATTGCCGTCGCTCGAGTTGGCTACGATGCCGCAGACGCATAAGGAAAATCAGGAAGGGTTGAACGAAGGGTATTACTCGCACTGCAGTTTCCGTTCACCCACGCAGGCAGTTCCTGCAGAGACGAATCCGCGAGCGGTATTGAACCGGCTTTTCAACAAGACCGGACTTACGGCGGGGACGAAGTCGCCTGAAGCCATGCGCCGTGAAGCGTTGGATCGCAGCATGCTGGATCTGGTGCTGGGTGGAGCGAAGGATTTGCGCCGGACGCTTCCGCAGATCGATCAGCACAAGCTGGACGAGTATCTGGACAGTGTGCGTAGTGTAGAGCGTCGCATCGCGGCTATCGAGTATCGGCAGAAGGAAGCGGCCTTGGAGAAGGCGGGTGTGAGTGTGGCCAAGCGCAACGCGACGGATTCTCCGCCCATCGAGGTGAAGATCCCGATCGGCGACAAGCGCAGCGAATACATGCAGGTGATGTGCGATCTGAACGTGCTGGCCTTCCAGACTGACACGACGCGCGTGAGCAGTTACATCGGCTCCACGCCGAACGGGGTTTCCTATCCGGAACTCGGCTTCTCGGATGCGCACCATTCGCAGACGCATCATAACAATGAGGATGGGAAGGTGGGCAAGGTCGCCGCGATCACGGAATTCAACATCGCGCAGTTCGCTTACATGGTGAAGAAGATGCAGAGCTTGAAGGAAGGCGACGGCACGTTGCTGGATAATTGCATCATGATGTGGGGCTCGGGCCTTGAGGACGGCAACAAGCATACGCGTGAGAATCTGCCGTTCATCGTCGCGGGCAAGGGCGGTGGTTCCCTGAATACGGGTCGTTACCTCACGGGCATCAAAGGCAACCAGGGCGATCTGCTCACGACGTTGTTGGATTGCGCTGGTGTGCCGATGGACCGCCCGATCGGGCTGGCCACGAAGCAGATCACGCAGATGAAGGCTTCGGCGTAA
- a CDS encoding Abi family protein: MIYAKHALSLEDQADLLLKRGLVANRDELIARLKAVNYYRLSGYLYPFRIRDSAGKPTDTFHPGTDFNLVWRRYNFDRRLRMLLLDAIERIEVSVRTQIVFTFVRVHGPFGYLNEGNLPGFKKKALWSRCLRNLKSLVSLKGLERTEYQLWLGKLSNEKRRSSDAFVKHFDINYGTDHKYLPLWMACELMTCETVMQLAYGIDRSLIKQVAANYQFTDEQLLSWTKAIFTLRNACAHHARIWNRVFGVKPSVPGKRKNPDWHVQPGFANDRVGLMLTVCHFWLGKVSTTTRWRTRLFALFDEFPEIPLAEMGLPPDWRNHTLWK, translated from the coding sequence ATGATTTATGCCAAGCACGCGCTTTCACTCGAAGACCAAGCCGATCTGCTTCTAAAAAGGGGATTGGTCGCCAATCGTGACGAGCTGATTGCCCGGCTCAAGGCGGTGAATTACTACCGGCTGAGCGGTTACTTATACCCTTTCCGGATTCGAGACAGCGCCGGAAAACCCACCGACACTTTCCATCCCGGCACCGACTTTAACCTCGTTTGGCGGCGATACAATTTTGACCGGCGTCTGCGGATGTTGCTGCTGGACGCCATCGAGCGGATTGAAGTTTCGGTGCGAACCCAAATCGTTTTCACCTTTGTCCGTGTGCATGGCCCGTTTGGGTACCTCAATGAGGGGAATCTTCCCGGGTTCAAAAAAAAGGCGCTCTGGTCACGTTGCTTGCGGAATTTGAAATCCCTGGTGAGTCTAAAGGGACTGGAAAGGACTGAATACCAGCTTTGGCTGGGCAAGCTCTCCAACGAAAAACGTCGTTCAAGCGATGCTTTCGTAAAACACTTCGACATAAATTACGGTACCGATCACAAATATCTGCCCCTCTGGATGGCCTGTGAGCTCATGACATGTGAGACCGTAATGCAGCTCGCCTATGGAATTGACCGGTCCCTGATCAAACAGGTGGCGGCAAACTACCAGTTCACGGACGAGCAATTGCTGTCATGGACAAAAGCCATCTTCACGCTGCGCAATGCCTGTGCGCATCACGCCCGTATCTGGAATCGTGTATTCGGCGTGAAGCCATCCGTGCCAGGTAAAAGAAAGAATCCCGACTGGCATGTTCAACCAGGTTTCGCCAATGACCGCGTGGGACTGATGCTGACCGTCTGCCATTTCTGGCTGGGCAAGGTAAGCACCACCACCAGATGGCGCACCCGGCTCTTCGCCTTGTTCGACGAATTTCCTGAAATCCCGCTTGCCGAAATGGGCCTGCCGCCCGATTGGCGCAATCATACCCTCTGGAAGTGA
- a CDS encoding DUF1592 domain-containing protein, producing the protein MSSVFRTGVKAMALFAMALAMVAPCHGAASGAAPAVVEDKDFAALQAEAKKVFKDDVDLFIRNYCAKCHGIKRQRGGINLEFALKNPGDPASVVRWKQSVGSVKTHDMPPEDEDKQPTEEERQRFLAGINQVKYLSPKDPGEFVIRRLTKMEYGNTLRDLFGVDASIAHELPDEVFGAGYLNTLSPLQSEQYLGIANKVLEQILAPDGKAPTALQKRLFGKTPSTKGEKEAARNVARSLARSAYRRPPTEAELDVLMQVFALGRENKFSYQASLGLMLKGILVSPQFLFITPASEVEKGTKIVPLDDYQLASRLSYLIWATMPDAELSALADGKKLHEPEILKAQVKRMLADQRSRALFDGFGAQWLGLGALADKTFDAAKFPQMTPAMRTAMYDEARLFFESIVRENRSVVNFVDSDYTYLNATLATVYGMEKSVTGPEMRKVKLTDANRGGILGMPGVLATTSFPNRTSPVLRGVWVLEQVLGEHVPPAPPNVPSLEKQDAKKIESMTLRQRTELHRKDASCANCHKILDPIGFGLENFDAIGRWRDKDDSGGPIDAGGELPGGKRFTKPKELKVFIADRKDDLARNLTSKLMAYALCRQIEGYDEIVVDKIMEAVEKDGYRMQTVIAEIVTSYPFTQRRLQ; encoded by the coding sequence ATGTCCAGTGTTTTTAGGACGGGTGTGAAGGCGATGGCTCTTTTCGCGATGGCCTTGGCCATGGTTGCGCCTTGCCATGGCGCGGCGTCAGGGGCGGCTCCGGCGGTGGTGGAAGACAAGGACTTTGCGGCGTTGCAGGCGGAGGCCAAAAAGGTTTTCAAGGATGATGTCGATCTGTTCATCAGGAACTACTGCGCCAAATGCCACGGCATCAAGCGGCAAAGGGGTGGGATCAACCTCGAGTTCGCCCTCAAGAATCCGGGTGACCCTGCTTCGGTCGTCCGCTGGAAACAATCGGTCGGGAGTGTAAAGACGCATGACATGCCGCCGGAGGACGAGGACAAGCAGCCGACTGAGGAGGAGCGTCAGAGGTTTTTGGCCGGGATCAATCAGGTCAAGTATCTCAGCCCGAAAGATCCCGGTGAATTCGTGATCCGTCGCCTGACGAAGATGGAATATGGGAACACGCTGCGCGATCTCTTCGGCGTGGATGCGTCCATCGCGCATGAGCTGCCGGATGAGGTGTTCGGCGCGGGTTATCTGAATACATTGTCTCCGCTGCAATCGGAGCAATATCTCGGCATCGCGAACAAGGTGCTGGAACAGATTCTTGCGCCGGATGGCAAAGCTCCAACGGCGTTGCAGAAGCGGCTCTTTGGCAAGACACCTTCGACGAAAGGTGAAAAAGAAGCGGCGCGGAACGTCGCTCGATCATTGGCGCGGAGTGCGTATCGGCGTCCGCCTACGGAGGCGGAATTGGATGTGCTGATGCAGGTGTTCGCGCTCGGGCGGGAGAACAAGTTTTCCTATCAGGCATCGCTCGGGCTGATGCTGAAGGGCATTTTGGTTTCGCCGCAATTCCTCTTCATCACGCCCGCGAGCGAAGTGGAGAAGGGGACCAAGATCGTGCCGCTGGATGATTATCAACTGGCTTCGCGTCTCTCGTATCTGATCTGGGCGACGATGCCGGATGCCGAGCTGTCCGCGCTCGCGGATGGTAAGAAACTTCACGAGCCGGAGATACTCAAGGCGCAAGTGAAACGCATGTTGGCGGATCAGCGTTCACGTGCGTTGTTCGATGGGTTCGGCGCGCAGTGGCTCGGCTTGGGTGCCTTGGCGGACAAGACGTTTGATGCGGCGAAGTTCCCGCAGATGACGCCCGCGATGCGCACGGCGATGTATGATGAGGCGCGCCTGTTCTTCGAGAGCATCGTGCGGGAGAATCGCAGCGTGGTGAATTTCGTGGACAGTGATTACACGTATCTGAACGCCACCCTCGCGACGGTGTATGGGATGGAGAAGAGCGTCACGGGGCCCGAGATGCGCAAGGTGAAGCTCACAGATGCGAATCGCGGTGGCATCCTCGGCATGCCGGGTGTGCTGGCGACGACGTCGTTCCCGAACCGCACCAGCCCGGTGCTGCGCGGTGTATGGGTGCTCGAACAAGTGCTGGGCGAGCATGTGCCGCCTGCGCCGCCGAATGTGCCGTCATTAGAAAAACAGGATGCGAAGAAAATCGAGAGCATGACGTTGCGGCAGCGCACGGAGTTGCATCGGAAGGACGCCTCATGCGCGAATTGCCACAAAATCCTCGATCCGATCGGATTTGGATTGGAGAACTTCGATGCCATTGGACGCTGGCGGGATAAGGATGATAGCGGTGGGCCGATTGATGCCGGTGGTGAGTTGCCGGGCGGGAAGCGTTTCACCAAGCCGAAGGAATTGAAGGTATTCATCGCGGATCGGAAGGATGATCTCGCGCGGAATCTGACTTCGAAATTGATGGCTTATGCCTTGTGCCGCCAGATCGAAGGGTATGATGAGATCGTGGTGGATAAGATAATGGAGGCCGTTGAAAAGGATGGTTACCGGATGCAGACGGTCATCGCGGAAATTGTCACAAGTTACCCTTTCACTCAGCGCCGGTTGCAGTAA
- a CDS encoding YgaP-like transmembrane domain produces MSAVKRFFDPNIETKGRVMRAVTALSLFIASGVAFYRSTAWLGIVLGLIGIFVTVEAIRGWCFLRACGIKTKL; encoded by the coding sequence ATGTCCGCAGTGAAACGATTCTTCGATCCCAACATCGAGACGAAAGGCCGCGTGATGCGGGCCGTGACTGCCCTGAGCCTCTTTATCGCCTCCGGTGTCGCTTTCTACCGTTCGACTGCGTGGCTGGGAATCGTCTTGGGCTTGATTGGCATCTTCGTCACCGTTGAGGCAATCCGTGGCTGGTGTTTCCTGCGCGCTTGCGGCATCAAGACCAAACTTTGA